One Ricinus communis isolate WT05 ecotype wild-type chromosome 7, ASM1957865v1, whole genome shotgun sequence genomic region harbors:
- the LOC8279697 gene encoding TBC1 domain family member 15 isoform X3, translating into MFGCGMFKKKPEGGDDIGTFYPIRPECQADAPKPRFKPRAGKTLSSRRWHAAFSGDGHLDIAKVLRRIQRGDNFSAKDTVVMMLIQAIHLGVHPTIKGLVWEFLLGCYDPNSTFEERNQLRQNRREQYCRWKADCQNMVPVIGSGKFITTPIITDDGQPIMDSSRNNDHGGHVSNAVSDKKVIQWMLALHQIGLDVVRTDRTLVFYESESNQAKLWDVLAIYAWIDNDIGYVQGMNDICSPMVILLENEADAFWCFDHAMQKLRENFRCSASSMGVQTQLGTLSQVIKTVDPKLHQHLEELDGGEYLFAFRMLMVLFRREFTFADALYLWELMWAMEYNPSIFSSYEEPISAADKGLPILNDKLLKQCGKFEKNNVKTGYSDNSPLAVFLVASVLEARNKQILKEARGLDDVVQILGDITGSLDAKKVCEGALKIHKKYLSKAKMA; encoded by the exons ATGTTTGGTTGTGGTATGTTTAAGAAGAAACCTGAAGGAGGGGATGATATTGGGACTTTCTATCCAATCAGACCCGAATGCCAAGCTGATGCTCCCAAGCCCCGCTTTAAGCCTAGG GCTGGGAAAACTCTAAGCTCAAGACGATGGCATGCTGCATTCTCTGGAGATGGTCATTTGGACATTGCGAAAGTGCTTAGACGAATCCAAAGAGGG GATAACTTTAGTGCTAAGGACACTGTTGTCATGATGTTAATTCAAGCCATTCATTTG GGTGTTCATCCCACAATTAAAGGATTAGTCTGGGAGTTCTTGTTAGGATGCTATGATCCTAATAGCACATTTGAAGAACGGAATCAGCTTAGGCAAAACAGGAG GGAGCAGTATTGCAGATGGAAAGCCGACTGTCAAAACATGGTTCCAGTTATTGGTAGTGGAAAGTTTATTACAACGCCCATCATTACTGATGATGGCCAACCAATAATGGATTCTTCGAGAAACAATGATCATGGAGGACATGTAAGTAATGCAGTTTCAGACAAGAAAGTGATTCAATGGATGCTTGCCTTACATCAGATTG GTCTGGATGTTGTTCGCACAGATCGAACACTTGTCTTCTATGAGAGTGAGTCTAACCAGGCAAAACTTTGGGATGTTCTTGCAATTTATGCATGGATCGATAATGACATTGGTTATGTACAAG GAATGAATGATATTTGTTCTCCAATGGTAATTCTTCTTGAAAATGAAGCAGATGCCTTTTGGTGTTTTGATCATGCCATGCAGAAACTG AGAGAAAATTTTAGGTGCAGTGCAAGTTCAATGGGGGTGCAAACTCAGCTGGGCACACTCTCACAAGTAATAAAAACTGTTGATCCAAAGCTCCATCAACACCTTG AAGAGCTTGATGGTGGTGAATATCTGTTTGCATTTCGCATGTTGATGGTACTTTTTCGAAGAGAGTTCACTTTTGCAGATGCCCTGTACCTTTGGGAG CTGATGTGGGCAATGGAGTACAACCCAAGCATCTTCTCCTCATACGAGGAGCCTATTTCTGCTGCAGATAAGGGATTACCTATTTTAAATGACAAGCTTCTGAAGCAATGTGGCAAATTTGAGAAGAACAATGTGAAGACTGGATATTCAGACAACAGTCCACTTGCAGTTTTCCTTGTTGCAAGTGTTCTTGAGGCCAGGAACAAGCAAATTCTAAAGGAAGCAAGGGGTCTAGATGATGTTGTCCAG aTATTGGGCGATATTACTGGAAGTCTGGATGCTAAAAAGGTGTGCGAGGGGGCACTGAAAATTCATAAGAAGTACCTAAGCAAG GCTAAAATGGCATAG
- the LOC8279697 gene encoding rab GTPase-activating protein 22 isoform X1 — protein MFGCGMFKKKPEGGDDIGTFYPIRPECQADAPKPRFKPRAGKTLSSRRWHAAFSGDGHLDIAKVLRRIQRGDNFSAKDTVVMMLIQAIHLGVHPTIKGLVWEFLLGCYDPNSTFEERNQLRQNRREQYCRWKADCQNMVPVIGSGKFITTPIITDDGQPIMDSSRNNDHGGHVWMLFAQIEHLSSMRVSLTRQNFGMFLQFMHGSIMTLVMYKVNSSELYDCTTQSNCYAVYIACAGMNDICSPMVILLENEADAFWCFDHAMQKLRENFRCSASSMGVQTQLGTLSQVIKTVDPKLHQHLEELDGGEYLFAFRMLMVLFRREFTFADALYLWELMWAMEYNPSIFSSYEEPISAADKGLPILNDKLLKQCGKFEKNNVKTGYSDNSPLAVFLVASVLEARNKQILKEARGLDDVVQILGDITGSLDAKKVCEGALKIHKKYLSKAKMA, from the exons ATGTTTGGTTGTGGTATGTTTAAGAAGAAACCTGAAGGAGGGGATGATATTGGGACTTTCTATCCAATCAGACCCGAATGCCAAGCTGATGCTCCCAAGCCCCGCTTTAAGCCTAGG GCTGGGAAAACTCTAAGCTCAAGACGATGGCATGCTGCATTCTCTGGAGATGGTCATTTGGACATTGCGAAAGTGCTTAGACGAATCCAAAGAGGG GATAACTTTAGTGCTAAGGACACTGTTGTCATGATGTTAATTCAAGCCATTCATTTG GGTGTTCATCCCACAATTAAAGGATTAGTCTGGGAGTTCTTGTTAGGATGCTATGATCCTAATAGCACATTTGAAGAACGGAATCAGCTTAGGCAAAACAGGAG GGAGCAGTATTGCAGATGGAAAGCCGACTGTCAAAACATGGTTCCAGTTATTGGTAGTGGAAAGTTTATTACAACGCCCATCATTACTGATGATGGCCAACCAATAATGGATTCTTCGAGAAACAATGATCATGGAGGACAT GTCTGGATGTTGTTCGCACAGATCGAACACTTGTCTTCTATGAGAGTGAGTCTAACCAGGCAAAACTTTGGGATGTTCTTGCAATTTATGCATGGATCGATAATGACATTGGTTATGTACAAGGTAAATTCCAGTGAATTATATGATTGTACCACACAAAGTAATTGTTACGCTGTATATATTGCTTGTGCAGGAATGAATGATATTTGTTCTCCAATGGTAATTCTTCTTGAAAATGAAGCAGATGCCTTTTGGTGTTTTGATCATGCCATGCAGAAACTG AGAGAAAATTTTAGGTGCAGTGCAAGTTCAATGGGGGTGCAAACTCAGCTGGGCACACTCTCACAAGTAATAAAAACTGTTGATCCAAAGCTCCATCAACACCTTG AAGAGCTTGATGGTGGTGAATATCTGTTTGCATTTCGCATGTTGATGGTACTTTTTCGAAGAGAGTTCACTTTTGCAGATGCCCTGTACCTTTGGGAG CTGATGTGGGCAATGGAGTACAACCCAAGCATCTTCTCCTCATACGAGGAGCCTATTTCTGCTGCAGATAAGGGATTACCTATTTTAAATGACAAGCTTCTGAAGCAATGTGGCAAATTTGAGAAGAACAATGTGAAGACTGGATATTCAGACAACAGTCCACTTGCAGTTTTCCTTGTTGCAAGTGTTCTTGAGGCCAGGAACAAGCAAATTCTAAAGGAAGCAAGGGGTCTAGATGATGTTGTCCAG aTATTGGGCGATATTACTGGAAGTCTGGATGCTAAAAAGGTGTGCGAGGGGGCACTGAAAATTCATAAGAAGTACCTAAGCAAG GCTAAAATGGCATAG
- the LOC8279697 gene encoding rab GTPase-activating protein 22 isoform X4, protein MFGCGMFKKKPEGGDDIGTFYPIRPECQADAPKPRFKPRAGKTLSSRRWHAAFSGDGHLDIAKVLRRIQRGGVHPTIKGLVWEFLLGCYDPNSTFEERNQLRQNRREQYCRWKADCQNMVPVIGSGKFITTPIITDDGQPIMDSSRNNDHGGHVWMLFAQIEHLSSMRVSLTRQNFGMFLQFMHGSIMTLVMYKVNSSELYDCTTQSNCYAVYIACAGMNDICSPMVILLENEADAFWCFDHAMQKLRENFRCSASSMGVQTQLGTLSQVIKTVDPKLHQHLEELDGGEYLFAFRMLMVLFRREFTFADALYLWELMWAMEYNPSIFSSYEEPISAADKGLPILNDKLLKQCGKFEKNNVKTGYSDNSPLAVFLVASVLEARNKQILKEARGLDDVVQILGDITGSLDAKKVCEGALKIHKKYLSKAKMA, encoded by the exons ATGTTTGGTTGTGGTATGTTTAAGAAGAAACCTGAAGGAGGGGATGATATTGGGACTTTCTATCCAATCAGACCCGAATGCCAAGCTGATGCTCCCAAGCCCCGCTTTAAGCCTAGG GCTGGGAAAACTCTAAGCTCAAGACGATGGCATGCTGCATTCTCTGGAGATGGTCATTTGGACATTGCGAAAGTGCTTAGACGAATCCAAAGAGGG GGTGTTCATCCCACAATTAAAGGATTAGTCTGGGAGTTCTTGTTAGGATGCTATGATCCTAATAGCACATTTGAAGAACGGAATCAGCTTAGGCAAAACAGGAG GGAGCAGTATTGCAGATGGAAAGCCGACTGTCAAAACATGGTTCCAGTTATTGGTAGTGGAAAGTTTATTACAACGCCCATCATTACTGATGATGGCCAACCAATAATGGATTCTTCGAGAAACAATGATCATGGAGGACAT GTCTGGATGTTGTTCGCACAGATCGAACACTTGTCTTCTATGAGAGTGAGTCTAACCAGGCAAAACTTTGGGATGTTCTTGCAATTTATGCATGGATCGATAATGACATTGGTTATGTACAAGGTAAATTCCAGTGAATTATATGATTGTACCACACAAAGTAATTGTTACGCTGTATATATTGCTTGTGCAGGAATGAATGATATTTGTTCTCCAATGGTAATTCTTCTTGAAAATGAAGCAGATGCCTTTTGGTGTTTTGATCATGCCATGCAGAAACTG AGAGAAAATTTTAGGTGCAGTGCAAGTTCAATGGGGGTGCAAACTCAGCTGGGCACACTCTCACAAGTAATAAAAACTGTTGATCCAAAGCTCCATCAACACCTTG AAGAGCTTGATGGTGGTGAATATCTGTTTGCATTTCGCATGTTGATGGTACTTTTTCGAAGAGAGTTCACTTTTGCAGATGCCCTGTACCTTTGGGAG CTGATGTGGGCAATGGAGTACAACCCAAGCATCTTCTCCTCATACGAGGAGCCTATTTCTGCTGCAGATAAGGGATTACCTATTTTAAATGACAAGCTTCTGAAGCAATGTGGCAAATTTGAGAAGAACAATGTGAAGACTGGATATTCAGACAACAGTCCACTTGCAGTTTTCCTTGTTGCAAGTGTTCTTGAGGCCAGGAACAAGCAAATTCTAAAGGAAGCAAGGGGTCTAGATGATGTTGTCCAG aTATTGGGCGATATTACTGGAAGTCTGGATGCTAAAAAGGTGTGCGAGGGGGCACTGAAAATTCATAAGAAGTACCTAAGCAAG GCTAAAATGGCATAG
- the LOC8279697 gene encoding rab GTPase-activating protein 22 isoform X6, with protein MFGCGMFKKKPEGGDDIGTFYPIRPECQADAPKPRFKPRAGKTLSSRRWHAAFSGDGHLDIAKVLRRIQRGDNFSAKDTVVMMLIQAIHLGVHPTIKGLVWEFLLGCYDPNSTFEERNQLRQNRREQYCRWKADCQNMVPVIGSGKFITTPIITDDGQPIMDSSRNNDHGGHVSNAVSDKKVIQWMLALHQIGLDVVRTDRTLVFYERMNDICSPMVILLENEADAFWCFDHAMQKLRENFRCSASSMGVQTQLGTLSQVIKTVDPKLHQHLEELDGGEYLFAFRMLMVLFRREFTFADALYLWELMWAMEYNPSIFSSYEEPISAADKGLPILNDKLLKQCGKFEKNNVKTGYSDNSPLAVFLVASVLEARNKQILKEARGLDDVVQILGDITGSLDAKKVCEGALKIHKKYLSKAKMA; from the exons ATGTTTGGTTGTGGTATGTTTAAGAAGAAACCTGAAGGAGGGGATGATATTGGGACTTTCTATCCAATCAGACCCGAATGCCAAGCTGATGCTCCCAAGCCCCGCTTTAAGCCTAGG GCTGGGAAAACTCTAAGCTCAAGACGATGGCATGCTGCATTCTCTGGAGATGGTCATTTGGACATTGCGAAAGTGCTTAGACGAATCCAAAGAGGG GATAACTTTAGTGCTAAGGACACTGTTGTCATGATGTTAATTCAAGCCATTCATTTG GGTGTTCATCCCACAATTAAAGGATTAGTCTGGGAGTTCTTGTTAGGATGCTATGATCCTAATAGCACATTTGAAGAACGGAATCAGCTTAGGCAAAACAGGAG GGAGCAGTATTGCAGATGGAAAGCCGACTGTCAAAACATGGTTCCAGTTATTGGTAGTGGAAAGTTTATTACAACGCCCATCATTACTGATGATGGCCAACCAATAATGGATTCTTCGAGAAACAATGATCATGGAGGACATGTAAGTAATGCAGTTTCAGACAAGAAAGTGATTCAATGGATGCTTGCCTTACATCAGATTG GTCTGGATGTTGTTCGCACAGATCGAACACTTGTCTTCTATGAGA GAATGAATGATATTTGTTCTCCAATGGTAATTCTTCTTGAAAATGAAGCAGATGCCTTTTGGTGTTTTGATCATGCCATGCAGAAACTG AGAGAAAATTTTAGGTGCAGTGCAAGTTCAATGGGGGTGCAAACTCAGCTGGGCACACTCTCACAAGTAATAAAAACTGTTGATCCAAAGCTCCATCAACACCTTG AAGAGCTTGATGGTGGTGAATATCTGTTTGCATTTCGCATGTTGATGGTACTTTTTCGAAGAGAGTTCACTTTTGCAGATGCCCTGTACCTTTGGGAG CTGATGTGGGCAATGGAGTACAACCCAAGCATCTTCTCCTCATACGAGGAGCCTATTTCTGCTGCAGATAAGGGATTACCTATTTTAAATGACAAGCTTCTGAAGCAATGTGGCAAATTTGAGAAGAACAATGTGAAGACTGGATATTCAGACAACAGTCCACTTGCAGTTTTCCTTGTTGCAAGTGTTCTTGAGGCCAGGAACAAGCAAATTCTAAAGGAAGCAAGGGGTCTAGATGATGTTGTCCAG aTATTGGGCGATATTACTGGAAGTCTGGATGCTAAAAAGGTGTGCGAGGGGGCACTGAAAATTCATAAGAAGTACCTAAGCAAG GCTAAAATGGCATAG
- the LOC8279695 gene encoding CRIB domain-containing protein RIC7 — MSNNKMKGLLKGLRYISQIFDNEKEPEMQIGYPTDVKHVAHIGWDGPSVTSPSWMNEFKAPAGGFSSAPLNSNGEPKEDNSITWVSEDSSSRRGSRSRGIDRDLPELPKASRKPSSTERLDGESPTREKTDKPKQSRKSSRNATKDLADGKSTRHSKDQSQASDSLSNLPDIPKKTRRKKSKDGSNSKASRAKAQALDADCGSDSGSISNSLNGELCETASSSFNTFDEDAENGFSGIS, encoded by the exons ATGTCAAACAACAAGATGAAGGGTCTTTTAAAAGGCCTAAGATACATATCTCAAATATTTG ATAATGAGAAAGAGCCTGAAATGCAGATAGGGTATCCCACAGATGTAAAGCATGTTGCCCACATTGGATGGGATGGTCCCTCGGTGACTTCGCCAAGCTGG aTGAACGAGTTTAAAGCCCCAGCTGGTGGATTTTCATCTGCTCCTTTAAACAGCAATGGAGAACCCAAAGAGGACAATTCAATAACCTGGGTTTCTGAAG ATTCTTCAAGTCGAAGAGGATCAAGGTCGAGAGGAATAGACAGAGACTTACCAGAATTGCCAAAAGCATCAAGAAAACCTTCCTCAACAGAAAGGCTAGATGGTGAATCTCCAACTAGAGAAAAAACAGATAAGCCTAAACAATCAAGGAAATCTTCAAGAAATGCAACGAAAGATTTAGCCGATGGAAAATCAACTCGACATAGTAAGGATCAGAGCCAAGCAAGCGACTCGTTATCAAACCTACCTGACATTCCCAAGAAAACCAggagaaagaaatcaaaagatGGCTCAAACTCGAAAGCTTCTCGAGCCAAAGCACAGGCTTTAGATGCAGATTGTGGTTCTGATTCTGGTTCGATATCCAACTCTCTTAATGGTGAGCTCTGTGAAACTGCTTCTTCAAGTTTTAATACTTTTGATGAAGATGCAGAAAATGGGTTTTCTGGAATTTCTTGA
- the LOC8279696 gene encoding glycolipid transfer protein 1 isoform X2 has translation MEGTVFSTSLEGIQHVKSQDGQVLTKPFLDLCKTILPVLDNFGSAMSIVKSDIGGNISRLENKYSTDPSEFNLLRSIVQSEINAKSAKASSSCTNALLWLTRAMDFLVQLFSNLLSHPNWSMTQVCSDSYNKTLKKWHNWLASSSFSVALKLVPDRKKFMDVIGGKGDINSDMEKFCTSFKPLLEENHKLLASVGMDNMKT, from the exons ATGGAGGGAACTGTTTTCAGTACCTCTTTAGAAGGGATTCAACATGTCAAGTCTCAAGATGGACAAGTTTTAACAAAACCTTTCTTGGATTTATGCAAAACAATATTACCTGTTTTAG ATAACTTCGGATCAGCCATGTCCATTGTAAAATCTGATATTGGTGGTAATATTTCG AGGTTGGAGAATAAGTATTCAACCGACCCATCAGAATTTAATCTCTTGCGTAGTATAGTGCAGTCAGAGATCAATGCTAAATCGGCAAAAGCCTCTTCCAGCTGCACGAATGCACTACTTTGGTTAACAAG GGCAATGGATTTCTTGGTGCAGCTTTTTAGCAACTTATTGAGTCATCCAAACTGGAGCATGACACAAGTTTGCTCTGACTCATATAACAAGACCTTGAAGAAATGGCATAACTGGCTAGCTAGTTCAAGTTTCTcg GTGGCGTTGAAGCTTGTTCCTGATAGGAAGAAATTTATGGATGTTATAGGTGGAAAAGGAGATATTAATTCTGACATGGAAAAGTTCTGCACAAGCTTCAAACCACTTCTGGAAGAGAATCACAAGCTCTTG GCTAGTGTTGGAATGGACAATATGAAAACCTGA
- the LOC8279697 gene encoding TBC1 domain family member 15 isoform X5: MFGCGMFKKKPEGGDDIGTFYPIRPECQADAPKPRFKPRAGKTLSSRRWHAAFSGDGHLDIAKVLRRIQRGGVHPTIKGLVWEFLLGCYDPNSTFEERNQLRQNRREQYCRWKADCQNMVPVIGSGKFITTPIITDDGQPIMDSSRNNDHGGHVSNAVSDKKVIQWMLALHQIGLDVVRTDRTLVFYESESNQAKLWDVLAIYAWIDNDIGYVQGMNDICSPMVILLENEADAFWCFDHAMQKLRENFRCSASSMGVQTQLGTLSQVIKTVDPKLHQHLEELDGGEYLFAFRMLMVLFRREFTFADALYLWELMWAMEYNPSIFSSYEEPISAADKGLPILNDKLLKQCGKFEKNNVKTGYSDNSPLAVFLVASVLEARNKQILKEARGLDDVVQILGDITGSLDAKKVCEGALKIHKKYLSKAKMA, encoded by the exons ATGTTTGGTTGTGGTATGTTTAAGAAGAAACCTGAAGGAGGGGATGATATTGGGACTTTCTATCCAATCAGACCCGAATGCCAAGCTGATGCTCCCAAGCCCCGCTTTAAGCCTAGG GCTGGGAAAACTCTAAGCTCAAGACGATGGCATGCTGCATTCTCTGGAGATGGTCATTTGGACATTGCGAAAGTGCTTAGACGAATCCAAAGAGGG GGTGTTCATCCCACAATTAAAGGATTAGTCTGGGAGTTCTTGTTAGGATGCTATGATCCTAATAGCACATTTGAAGAACGGAATCAGCTTAGGCAAAACAGGAG GGAGCAGTATTGCAGATGGAAAGCCGACTGTCAAAACATGGTTCCAGTTATTGGTAGTGGAAAGTTTATTACAACGCCCATCATTACTGATGATGGCCAACCAATAATGGATTCTTCGAGAAACAATGATCATGGAGGACATGTAAGTAATGCAGTTTCAGACAAGAAAGTGATTCAATGGATGCTTGCCTTACATCAGATTG GTCTGGATGTTGTTCGCACAGATCGAACACTTGTCTTCTATGAGAGTGAGTCTAACCAGGCAAAACTTTGGGATGTTCTTGCAATTTATGCATGGATCGATAATGACATTGGTTATGTACAAG GAATGAATGATATTTGTTCTCCAATGGTAATTCTTCTTGAAAATGAAGCAGATGCCTTTTGGTGTTTTGATCATGCCATGCAGAAACTG AGAGAAAATTTTAGGTGCAGTGCAAGTTCAATGGGGGTGCAAACTCAGCTGGGCACACTCTCACAAGTAATAAAAACTGTTGATCCAAAGCTCCATCAACACCTTG AAGAGCTTGATGGTGGTGAATATCTGTTTGCATTTCGCATGTTGATGGTACTTTTTCGAAGAGAGTTCACTTTTGCAGATGCCCTGTACCTTTGGGAG CTGATGTGGGCAATGGAGTACAACCCAAGCATCTTCTCCTCATACGAGGAGCCTATTTCTGCTGCAGATAAGGGATTACCTATTTTAAATGACAAGCTTCTGAAGCAATGTGGCAAATTTGAGAAGAACAATGTGAAGACTGGATATTCAGACAACAGTCCACTTGCAGTTTTCCTTGTTGCAAGTGTTCTTGAGGCCAGGAACAAGCAAATTCTAAAGGAAGCAAGGGGTCTAGATGATGTTGTCCAG aTATTGGGCGATATTACTGGAAGTCTGGATGCTAAAAAGGTGTGCGAGGGGGCACTGAAAATTCATAAGAAGTACCTAAGCAAG GCTAAAATGGCATAG
- the LOC8279696 gene encoding glycolipid transfer protein 1 isoform X1: MEGTVFSTSLEGIQHVKSQDGQVLTKPFLDLCKTILPVLVLMMSDNFGSAMSIVKSDIGGNISRLENKYSTDPSEFNLLRSIVQSEINAKSAKASSSCTNALLWLTRAMDFLVQLFSNLLSHPNWSMTQVCSDSYNKTLKKWHNWLASSSFSVALKLVPDRKKFMDVIGGKGDINSDMEKFCTSFKPLLEENHKLLASVGMDNMKT; encoded by the exons ATGGAGGGAACTGTTTTCAGTACCTCTTTAGAAGGGATTCAACATGTCAAGTCTCAAGATGGACAAGTTTTAACAAAACCTTTCTTGGATTTATGCAAAACAATATTACCTGTTTTAG TTCTCATGATGTCAGATAACTTCGGATCAGCCATGTCCATTGTAAAATCTGATATTGGTGGTAATATTTCG AGGTTGGAGAATAAGTATTCAACCGACCCATCAGAATTTAATCTCTTGCGTAGTATAGTGCAGTCAGAGATCAATGCTAAATCGGCAAAAGCCTCTTCCAGCTGCACGAATGCACTACTTTGGTTAACAAG GGCAATGGATTTCTTGGTGCAGCTTTTTAGCAACTTATTGAGTCATCCAAACTGGAGCATGACACAAGTTTGCTCTGACTCATATAACAAGACCTTGAAGAAATGGCATAACTGGCTAGCTAGTTCAAGTTTCTcg GTGGCGTTGAAGCTTGTTCCTGATAGGAAGAAATTTATGGATGTTATAGGTGGAAAAGGAGATATTAATTCTGACATGGAAAAGTTCTGCACAAGCTTCAAACCACTTCTGGAAGAGAATCACAAGCTCTTG GCTAGTGTTGGAATGGACAATATGAAAACCTGA
- the LOC8279697 gene encoding rab GTPase-activating protein 22 isoform X2, with protein sequence MRHFLNKKPEGGDDIGTFYPIRPECQADAPKPRFKPRAGKTLSSRRWHAAFSGDGHLDIAKVLRRIQRGDNFSAKDTVVMMLIQAIHLGVHPTIKGLVWEFLLGCYDPNSTFEERNQLRQNRREQYCRWKADCQNMVPVIGSGKFITTPIITDDGQPIMDSSRNNDHGGHVWMLFAQIEHLSSMRVSLTRQNFGMFLQFMHGSIMTLVMYKVNSSELYDCTTQSNCYAVYIACAGMNDICSPMVILLENEADAFWCFDHAMQKLRENFRCSASSMGVQTQLGTLSQVIKTVDPKLHQHLEELDGGEYLFAFRMLMVLFRREFTFADALYLWELMWAMEYNPSIFSSYEEPISAADKGLPILNDKLLKQCGKFEKNNVKTGYSDNSPLAVFLVASVLEARNKQILKEARGLDDVVQILGDITGSLDAKKVCEGALKIHKKYLSKAKMA encoded by the exons ATGCGTCATTTCTTGAATAAG AAACCTGAAGGAGGGGATGATATTGGGACTTTCTATCCAATCAGACCCGAATGCCAAGCTGATGCTCCCAAGCCCCGCTTTAAGCCTAGG GCTGGGAAAACTCTAAGCTCAAGACGATGGCATGCTGCATTCTCTGGAGATGGTCATTTGGACATTGCGAAAGTGCTTAGACGAATCCAAAGAGGG GATAACTTTAGTGCTAAGGACACTGTTGTCATGATGTTAATTCAAGCCATTCATTTG GGTGTTCATCCCACAATTAAAGGATTAGTCTGGGAGTTCTTGTTAGGATGCTATGATCCTAATAGCACATTTGAAGAACGGAATCAGCTTAGGCAAAACAGGAG GGAGCAGTATTGCAGATGGAAAGCCGACTGTCAAAACATGGTTCCAGTTATTGGTAGTGGAAAGTTTATTACAACGCCCATCATTACTGATGATGGCCAACCAATAATGGATTCTTCGAGAAACAATGATCATGGAGGACAT GTCTGGATGTTGTTCGCACAGATCGAACACTTGTCTTCTATGAGAGTGAGTCTAACCAGGCAAAACTTTGGGATGTTCTTGCAATTTATGCATGGATCGATAATGACATTGGTTATGTACAAGGTAAATTCCAGTGAATTATATGATTGTACCACACAAAGTAATTGTTACGCTGTATATATTGCTTGTGCAGGAATGAATGATATTTGTTCTCCAATGGTAATTCTTCTTGAAAATGAAGCAGATGCCTTTTGGTGTTTTGATCATGCCATGCAGAAACTG AGAGAAAATTTTAGGTGCAGTGCAAGTTCAATGGGGGTGCAAACTCAGCTGGGCACACTCTCACAAGTAATAAAAACTGTTGATCCAAAGCTCCATCAACACCTTG AAGAGCTTGATGGTGGTGAATATCTGTTTGCATTTCGCATGTTGATGGTACTTTTTCGAAGAGAGTTCACTTTTGCAGATGCCCTGTACCTTTGGGAG CTGATGTGGGCAATGGAGTACAACCCAAGCATCTTCTCCTCATACGAGGAGCCTATTTCTGCTGCAGATAAGGGATTACCTATTTTAAATGACAAGCTTCTGAAGCAATGTGGCAAATTTGAGAAGAACAATGTGAAGACTGGATATTCAGACAACAGTCCACTTGCAGTTTTCCTTGTTGCAAGTGTTCTTGAGGCCAGGAACAAGCAAATTCTAAAGGAAGCAAGGGGTCTAGATGATGTTGTCCAG aTATTGGGCGATATTACTGGAAGTCTGGATGCTAAAAAGGTGTGCGAGGGGGCACTGAAAATTCATAAGAAGTACCTAAGCAAG GCTAAAATGGCATAG